ACAGAGCTTAATTTTTTCGATAGCAGTAATGGGCATTTACATTACTTATAAAATTCTTAAATTTGCCGACCTGTCAGCGGATGGCAGTTTCACATTAGGTGCGAGCGTATCTGCTATATTGATTACTAAAGGATTTAATCCCTTTATTTCATTAGCAGTTTCCATGCTGGTAGGAGCCATTGCTGGAGCTATAACTGGTGTATTGAACGTTAAGCTTAAAATACAGGATATATTATCTAGCATTTTGGTGATGGTAGGACTTTACTCAGTTAACCTTAGGATAATGGGGGGAATGGCTAATCTCCCCCTTTTCAATCAAAATACTATTTTTACGGATAGGAATCCATTATTAATTATATTCTTGTTTGCAACTATTTCAGTATTATTTTTTACTTGGTTCTTTAAGACTAAACTAGGCTATTTATTAAAGGGCATTGGAGATAATGAGAATATGATCATATCCCTGGGCATTAATACAGGGAGCATAAAGATATTTGCTTTAGCCCTATCTAATGCTTTCATAGCTTTATCGGGAGGAATACTTGGCCAATATCAAGGTTTTAGCGATATAAATATGGGAACAGGCACTATGATTATGGGGCTAGCTTCTATAATAATTGGATTTACCATATTTAGAAATATTAAGTTTTCAAATTCTAGCATATTATGTATATTTGGCACATTAATCTATAGGACTAGTATAGCCTTAAGCCTTAGGGTTGGATTTAATCCCAGCGATTTAAAGCTCATTAGTTCTATTATAGTTGTGATTGCTTTATCTCTGGATAACGGAAGGGGATTATTCAAAAAGTATGCAATAAAAAAGGAAAAGAGTGAGTATTCTTCAAATTTGAGGGAAGTAGGTAGTAGAAATGCTTAAATTAATTAATATCTCTAAAACATTTAATAAGGGAAATATTAATGAGCAAGTATTATTTAAAGATTTCTCCTTGGATATAAATAAAGGCGATTTCATTTCCTTAATTGGTAGTAATGGAGCAGGTAAATCCACCCTTTTAAATATAATATCTGGAAAGGTTAAAGCAGATGAGGGTAATATATTTTTAAACGGGGTGGATATAACGGCAAAAGATGAATTTGAAAGGTGTAGAAATATTTCTAGGATATTTCAAGACCCATCTATGGGTACCAATCCTTCTATGACTATATATGAGAACTTAGCCATGGCTAATAATAAAGGGAAGAAGTTTGGATTAAAATTTCTAATAGATAAAAAGGATGAAG
This window of the Tepidimicrobium xylanilyticum genome carries:
- a CDS encoding ABC transporter permease, which gives rise to MNSFVLGIIQQSLIFSIAVMGIYITYKILKFADLSADGSFTLGASVSAILITKGFNPFISLAVSMLVGAIAGAITGVLNVKLKIQDILSSILVMVGLYSVNLRIMGGMANLPLFNQNTIFTDRNPLLIIFLFATISVLFFTWFFKTKLGYLLKGIGDNENMIISLGINTGSIKIFALALSNAFIALSGGILGQYQGFSDINMGTGTMIMGLASIIIGFTIFRNIKFSNSSILCIFGTLIYRTSIALSLRVGFNPSDLKLISSIIVVIALSLDNGRGLFKKYAIKKEKSEYSSNLREVGSRNA